From the Drosophila simulans strain w501 chromosome 2L, Prin_Dsim_3.1, whole genome shotgun sequence genome, the window AAAAGTATGGGCAAACTCTTTAGTCCAGTGTCTCGATCTTGCAAGTTCGTTGGATGTCCTCTCCTCTAAACCTTTCATATTTGTTTCAAATCTTGTTAAAGTTAGTTatgtattaatatatattccaCCGATTCAGAGCGTCTTCCAGAAAATACTTCCTTTAACATATAAATACTCCGAACAATATCCTGAGTTTGTTTACAgtaatttcttttaataaaaacaagttAATCATCAGTTGGTTAAGctttctgcttctgctcctggccGTAGTACTCGTTGTAATCATACTCCCTGAAGGGCACATCGTATGTAATGTAGCCGGAGTCGCGGGCTTGCTGAACGGCGACCATTAGACGTAGGTGGCTCTTTTGACACAGGCCTGTCTTTGAGTAGCTGAGGACGTCTCCGCTGTGGGGCGATATGAACTGCTCCAGGAGCTCCGTGTTGCGGTAGTCCAGCACCAGGTACTCATCACGGCAAATGGGACAGGGGTTTCCGGTGCTGATGCGGTTCTGGCGGATGCACGTCTTGCGTGTTTTGCGCGGCGCATACATGCCCTTGTGGTTGCGCCTAAAGAGATTGGATGCGGATGCAATGAAGGTTTTCACGTGTATGCCTTCAGTTTGACTTACCGATACTGCGTCCACACAAAGTCCTCGCCGTAGGTTTGCTTGTAAGCGGCGCTCTTCAAGTATCGAATCGAGGTCTCCACCGGTATAGCCTTGCTGCGATCCTTCGGGTCCGGCGCGGAACCACCAGCGTTATCCTCGCCTTCGCCCTCGTTGGCAGCCGCATCATTTTCTTCAGTCGAAGTCTCCGCCTTGCATCTCAAGGCGCTGGCCGTGTGAAGAGCTCCCCGACTATTCCTGGTA encodes:
- the LOC6732901 gene encoding 28S ribosomal protein S18b, mitochondrial; translation: MLPIARGIYSGLANITRNSRGALHTASALRCKAETSTEENDAAANEGEGEDNAGGSAPDPKDRSKAIPVETSIRYLKSAAYKQTYGEDFVWTQYRRNHKGMYAPRKTRKTCIRQNRISTGNPCPICRDEYLVLDYRNTELLEQFISPHSGDVLSYSKTGLCQKSHLRLMVAVQQARDSGYITYDVPFREYDYNEYYGQEQKQKA